A single Chanos chanos chromosome 8, fChaCha1.1, whole genome shotgun sequence DNA region contains:
- the LOC115819125 gene encoding beta-1,3-galactosyltransferase 1-like, with the protein MPSKVSCLYLLTVVCWASALWYLSGSRPSTSYVGQIAIPIRKVPPKLAKNATLSNIRTRSLNPHNFRYLINEPAKCKGFDPFLVILISTTHKEFDARQAIRETWGDESAFSDTRIVTLFLLGQNLDPVLNQMVKQESQIFHDIVVEDFVDSYHNLTLKTLMGMRWVASFCPKAHYVMKTDSDIYVNMDNLIFNLLKPSTKPRRRYFTGYVINGGPIRDMRSKWYMPRDLYPESKYPPFCSGTGYVFSADVAELIYNTSLHTRLLHLEDVYVGLCLRKLGIHPFQNSGFNHWKMAYSLCRYRRVVTVHQISPEEMHRIWNDMSSKKHLKC; encoded by the coding sequence ATGCCCTCGAAGGTGTCGTGCCTATACCTGCTGACGGTGGTCTGTTGGGCCAGTGCCCTGTGGTACCTTAGCGGTTCTCGACCTTCGACCTCCTACGTGGGCCAAATCGCCATCCCCATCCGCAAGGTACCGCCCAAACTGGCCAAGAATGCCACCCTCAGCAACATCCGGACGCGCTCCCTCAACCCGCACAACTTCCGGTACCTCATCAACGAGCCGGCCAAGTGTAAAGGATTCGACCCATTCCTGGTTATCCTCATCAGCACCACCCACAAGGAGTTCGACGCCCGGCAAGCCATCCGCGAGACCTGGGGCGACGAGAGCGCGTTCAGCGACACGCGTATCGTTACGCTTTTCCTGCTGGGCCAGAACCTGGACCCGGTTCTCAACCAGATGGTTAAGCAGGAGAGCCAGATCTTCCACGACATCGTGGTCGAGGACTTTGTGGACTCCTACCACAACCTCACCCTGAAGACCCTGATGGGTATGCGATGGGTGGCCTCCTTCTGTCCCAAGGCGCATTACGTCATGAAGACGGACAGCGACATCTACGTCAACATGGACAACCTCATCTTCAACTTGCTCAAGCCCAGCACCAAACCGAGACGCCGATACTTCACCGGCTACGTCATCAACGGGGGGCCCATCCGAGACATGAGGAGCAAATGGTACATGCCCCGGGACCTTTACCCGGAGAGCAAGTACCCCCCCTTCTGCTCGGGCACGGGGTACGTGTTTTCGGCCGACGTGGCCGAGCTCATATACAACACGTCCCTCCACACGAGACTGCTGCACCTGGAGGACGTCTACGTGGGCTTGTGCTTGCGCAAGTTAGGCATCCATCCCTTTCAGAACAGCGGTTTCAACCACTGGAAAATGGCGTACAGCCTATGCCGGTATCGCAGGGTGGTGACCGTGCACCAGATCTCCCCGGAAGAGATGCACCGGATCTGGAACGACATGTCGAGCAAGAAACACCTCAAATGCTAG